One region of Streptomyces davaonensis JCM 4913 genomic DNA includes:
- a CDS encoding acyl-CoA dehydrogenase family protein has product MDFAFDARTEELRGKLLAFMDEYVYPAEAVAEEQRAALASPWDTPAVVEELKAEARRQGLWNLFLPDAEHGAGLTNLQYAPLAEITGRSPHLAPTATNCAAPDTGNMEVLAQFATEQQKKQWLEPLLAGEIRSAFAMTEPEVASSDATNITTLIERDGDDYVITGRKWYISGAMNPDCKIFIVMGKTDPDGADIRRQQSMILVPRDTPGVTITRAMQVFGYEDHSHGGHAEVIFDHARVPVSNLIGEEGGGFAIAQARLGPGRIHHCMRLIGMAERAIELMCRRAVSRTAFGKALAQQGVVHNWIADARVTVEQLRLLVLKTAWLMDTVGNRGAHTEIQAIKIATPRAVIDIIDSAIQLHGAGGVSQDFPLAELYAAARTLRIADGPDEVHQRSLARRELKKYLP; this is encoded by the coding sequence ATGGACTTCGCGTTCGACGCGCGCACCGAGGAGCTGCGCGGCAAGCTGCTCGCCTTCATGGACGAGTACGTCTACCCGGCCGAGGCGGTGGCGGAGGAGCAGCGGGCCGCGCTGGCCTCGCCCTGGGACACACCGGCCGTGGTCGAGGAGCTGAAGGCCGAGGCACGCAGGCAGGGCCTGTGGAACCTCTTCCTGCCGGACGCCGAGCACGGCGCCGGGCTCACCAACCTCCAGTACGCGCCGCTCGCCGAGATCACCGGCCGCTCCCCGCACCTGGCGCCCACCGCGACGAACTGCGCGGCGCCGGACACCGGGAACATGGAGGTGCTCGCGCAGTTCGCGACCGAGCAGCAGAAGAAGCAGTGGCTGGAGCCGCTGCTGGCCGGTGAGATCCGCTCGGCGTTCGCGATGACCGAGCCGGAGGTGGCCTCGTCCGACGCCACCAACATCACCACGCTCATCGAGCGGGACGGCGACGACTACGTCATCACGGGCCGCAAGTGGTACATCTCCGGGGCGATGAACCCGGACTGCAAGATCTTCATCGTGATGGGCAAGACGGACCCGGACGGCGCGGACATCCGCCGCCAGCAGTCGATGATCCTGGTCCCGCGCGACACCCCGGGCGTCACGATCACCCGTGCCATGCAGGTGTTCGGCTACGAGGACCACTCCCACGGCGGCCACGCCGAGGTGATCTTCGACCACGCTCGCGTGCCGGTGTCGAACCTCATCGGCGAGGAGGGTGGCGGCTTCGCCATCGCCCAGGCCCGGCTGGGTCCCGGCCGGATCCACCACTGCATGCGCCTGATCGGCATGGCCGAGCGCGCCATCGAGCTGATGTGCCGCCGGGCGGTGTCCCGTACGGCGTTCGGCAAGGCGCTGGCCCAGCAGGGCGTCGTGCACAACTGGATCGCCGACGCGCGCGTCACCGTCGAGCAGCTCCGTCTCCTGGTCCTGAAGACGGCCTGGCTGATGGACACCGTCGGCAACCGGGGCGCCCACACCGAGATCCAGGCCATCAAGATCGCCACGCCGCGTGCGGTCATCGACATCATCGACAGCGCGATCCAGCTGCACGGCGCGGGCGGCGTCAGCCAGGACTTCCCGCTGGCCGAGCTGTACGCGGCCGCGCGGACGCTGCGGATCGCCGACGGCCCCGACGAAGTGCACCAGCGGTCGCTGGCGCGACGAGAGCTGAAGAAGTACCTGCCTTAA
- a CDS encoding APC family permease has translation MTTGSSRTSSPPATGGGISTFKGQDRALRADRLGTTGLLLSVLAATAPLMVVAGVMPTTFGVMGIVGQPLLFVILGVVLALFSVGYAEMSRHVHNAGAFYAYISRGLGGTAGSGAAMVALVAYNALQVGIYGIFGFEVSGLFATYLEIELAWWIPALLAVLLTGALGWLKIDLNARVLGVLLLIEVALVVIFDVAALGDPGPEGLSLHAFNPDTLSGAGIGTALCFCVAAFLGFEQAPVYAEETSRPHVLVPRVMFLAIGGIAVFYTISCWAITVATGPDAVVGTAQEQSAGLLFFLTEGLLGETFTDVLHVLFVTGMFAAMVSFHNVVARYAFAMGREGLLPSAFGRTTSASGAPGTGSLLQTVIALVVVAAFALADDKPTGDPTAPVLHLFTWMGNVGALGVTLLMSIASVSVVAFFVRRGAAGTQFWRLTAAGLATVALLFIVVYTVKDFDVLVGSGPGSSLNWILPGIIALALVIGLVQGLVLRARDPEAHARIGLGNEAFQLEKAAESEH, from the coding sequence ATGACGACGGGCAGTTCGAGAACGAGCAGTCCCCCCGCTACCGGCGGCGGCATCAGCACCTTCAAGGGCCAGGACCGCGCTCTGCGCGCCGACCGGCTGGGCACGACAGGACTGCTGCTGTCGGTGCTGGCCGCGACGGCGCCCCTCATGGTCGTCGCGGGTGTCATGCCCACGACCTTCGGGGTGATGGGCATCGTCGGGCAGCCGCTGCTGTTCGTGATCCTCGGCGTCGTGCTCGCCCTCTTCAGCGTCGGGTACGCCGAGATGAGCCGGCACGTCCACAACGCCGGTGCCTTCTACGCCTACATCTCCCGCGGCCTCGGCGGCACCGCGGGCTCCGGCGCGGCCATGGTCGCCCTCGTCGCCTACAACGCCCTCCAGGTCGGCATCTACGGCATCTTCGGCTTCGAGGTCTCCGGCCTGTTCGCCACCTACCTGGAGATCGAACTCGCCTGGTGGATACCGGCCCTGCTGGCCGTGCTGCTCACCGGCGCGCTCGGCTGGCTGAAGATCGACCTCAACGCGCGCGTGCTCGGCGTGCTGCTCCTCATCGAGGTCGCGCTCGTCGTGATCTTCGACGTGGCCGCCCTCGGCGACCCCGGCCCGGAGGGCCTGTCCCTGCACGCCTTCAACCCGGACACCCTCAGCGGCGCCGGCATCGGCACCGCCCTGTGCTTCTGCGTCGCCGCCTTCCTCGGCTTCGAGCAGGCCCCCGTCTACGCCGAGGAGACCAGCCGCCCGCACGTCCTCGTGCCCCGCGTGATGTTCCTGGCCATCGGCGGCATCGCCGTCTTCTACACCATCAGCTGCTGGGCGATCACGGTCGCCACCGGCCCCGACGCCGTCGTCGGCACCGCCCAGGAACAGAGCGCGGGACTGCTGTTCTTCCTCACCGAGGGACTGCTCGGGGAGACCTTCACCGACGTCCTGCACGTGCTCTTCGTGACCGGCATGTTCGCCGCGATGGTCAGCTTCCACAACGTCGTCGCCCGCTACGCCTTCGCCATGGGCCGCGAGGGCCTGCTCCCCTCCGCCTTCGGCCGCACCACCAGCGCCAGCGGCGCCCCCGGCACCGGCTCGCTGCTCCAGACGGTGATCGCCCTGGTGGTCGTCGCCGCCTTCGCGCTCGCCGACGACAAGCCGACCGGCGACCCGACCGCGCCGGTGCTGCACCTGTTCACCTGGATGGGCAACGTCGGCGCCCTCGGCGTCACCCTGCTGATGTCGATCGCCTCGGTGTCCGTGGTGGCCTTCTTCGTCCGCCGGGGCGCCGCGGGCACCCAGTTCTGGCGGCTGACCGCCGCCGGGCTCGCCACCGTCGCGCTGCTCTTCATCGTCGTCTACACGGTGAAGGACTTCGACGTCCTCGTCGGCTCGGGACCGGGCTCCTCCCTCAACTGGATCCTGCCCGGCATCATCGCCCTCGCCCTGGTCATCGGCCTGGTCCAGGGACTCGTCCTGCGCGCCCGCGACCCCGAGGCGCACGCCCGCATCGGCCTCGGCAACGAAGCCTTCCAGCTGGAGAAGGCCGCGGAGTCCGAGCACTGA
- a CDS encoding TetR/AcrR family transcriptional regulator — translation MPRITDGDGTPVPQRLLAAATRLFAERGYDRTSVQEIVEAAGVTKGALYHYFGSKDDLLHEVYARVLRVQQERLDAFADADEPVEKRLRGAAADVVVTTIENLDDASIFFRSMHHLSPEKNKQVRAERRRYHERFRALIEEGQRTGVFSTATPADLVVDYHFGSVHHLSTWYRPDGPMAPQELADHLADLLLRALRP, via the coding sequence GTGCCAAGGATCACGGACGGAGACGGCACCCCCGTCCCTCAGCGGCTGCTCGCCGCCGCCACCCGGCTCTTCGCCGAGCGAGGCTACGACCGCACCTCGGTGCAGGAGATCGTGGAGGCGGCCGGCGTCACCAAGGGAGCGCTGTACCACTACTTCGGCTCCAAGGACGATCTGCTGCACGAGGTGTACGCGCGCGTGCTCCGCGTCCAGCAGGAGCGCCTGGACGCCTTCGCGGACGCCGACGAGCCGGTGGAGAAGCGGCTGCGGGGCGCGGCGGCCGATGTCGTCGTCACCACCATCGAGAACCTCGACGACGCCTCGATCTTCTTCCGCTCGATGCACCATCTGAGCCCCGAGAAGAACAAGCAGGTGCGTGCCGAGCGGCGCCGCTACCACGAGCGCTTCCGCGCGCTCATCGAGGAGGGCCAGCGGACCGGGGTCTTCTCCACCGCGACCCCGGCCGACCTGGTGGTGGACTACCACTTCGGGTCCGTCCACCACCTGTCGACGTGGTACCGCCCCGACGGGCCGATGGCCCCCCAGGAGCTGGCCGACCACCTGGCCGACCTGCTCCTGAGGGCGCTGCGGCCTTAA
- a CDS encoding YidH family protein, protein MIEFVRNVRLWFAPEEVRREGATPDYRFSLANERTFLAWLRTALALIGGGFAVDQFLPDLRWGWRVGLALALLAAGVLCSLRAVNHWVRCERAMRRGEDLPVSRFPALLSVVVAVVALAMVVVVLVGWEG, encoded by the coding sequence GTGATCGAATTCGTACGGAACGTCCGGCTGTGGTTCGCGCCCGAGGAGGTCCGCCGGGAGGGCGCTACGCCGGACTACCGGTTCTCGCTGGCCAACGAGCGCACCTTCCTGGCCTGGCTGCGCACTGCGCTGGCGCTGATCGGCGGCGGTTTCGCGGTGGACCAGTTCCTGCCGGACCTGCGCTGGGGCTGGCGGGTCGGGCTCGCCCTCGCACTGCTCGCGGCGGGTGTGCTGTGTTCCCTGCGCGCGGTCAACCACTGGGTGCGCTGCGAGCGGGCGATGCGCCGTGGCGAGGATCTGCCGGTCTCCCGGTTCCCGGCGCTGCTGAGCGTGGTGGTCGCGGTGGTGGCCCTCGCGATGGTCGTGGTCGTGCTCGTCGGGTGGGAGGGATGA
- a CDS encoding DMT family transporter yields the protein MSLQVLILAVSAACCLGFGFVLQQNAAQKAPLSDFLSPRILLDLVKVPRWLGGIGLMVAGMVLGAIALGQGELSLIEPLLATNLLFAMALSRRQTRQPLGRQGWTGLLLLAGGVTAFIVAGEPTGGTALTDPSRQWLIIGAMVGTALLLTGYAKRSRLSAGPVLLATAAGLLYGVQDALTRVTGERFTEGGLVEVFTGWQPYAVLALGVTGLVLVQSAFETASLRMSLPALTAAQPLAGIACGVGFLGDRLRTDPGALAWESAGLAAIVVGIVLLGLHPAMPSGATVREPARRLQPS from the coding sequence GTGTCGCTTCAGGTTCTGATTCTCGCCGTGAGCGCCGCCTGCTGCCTGGGCTTCGGATTCGTCCTCCAGCAGAACGCGGCCCAGAAGGCGCCCCTCAGCGACTTCCTCTCCCCCAGGATCCTGCTGGACCTGGTGAAGGTGCCGCGCTGGCTCGGCGGCATCGGCCTGATGGTGGCCGGCATGGTGCTGGGTGCCATCGCGCTCGGCCAGGGCGAGCTGTCCCTGATCGAACCCCTGCTGGCGACCAACCTGCTCTTCGCCATGGCCCTGTCCCGGCGCCAGACCCGGCAGCCGCTAGGCCGGCAGGGCTGGACGGGGCTGCTGCTGCTCGCGGGCGGCGTGACCGCGTTCATCGTGGCCGGTGAGCCGACCGGCGGCACCGCCCTGACCGACCCCTCCCGCCAGTGGCTGATCATCGGCGCCATGGTCGGCACGGCCCTGCTCCTCACCGGATACGCCAAGCGCTCCCGGCTGAGCGCGGGCCCGGTCCTCCTCGCCACCGCCGCCGGTCTCCTCTACGGCGTCCAGGACGCCCTCACCCGGGTCACCGGCGAGCGTTTCACCGAGGGCGGCCTCGTCGAGGTGTTCACCGGCTGGCAGCCGTACGCCGTGCTGGCGCTCGGGGTGACCGGTCTGGTGCTGGTGCAGAGCGCGTTCGAGACCGCGTCGCTGCGGATGTCGCTGCCCGCCCTGACCGCGGCTCAGCCGCTGGCCGGGATCGCCTGCGGGGTGGGCTTCCTCGGCGACCGGCTGCGCACCGACCCCGGGGCCCTGGCCTGGGAGTCCGCCGGCCTCGCCGCGATCGTGGTGGGCATCGTCCTGCTCGGCCTGCACCCGGCGATGCCGAGCGGCGCGACGGTCCGCGAACCGGCGCGCAGGCTCCAGCCGAGCTGA
- a CDS encoding phosphotransferase family protein — MSPDHPPGLDLDRLRALLDREHPGLVRGPLTGRLIEGGRSNLTYAVSDGTARWVVRRPPLGHVLATAHDMKREHRVISALHPTNVPVPRPLLLCEDEEVLGAPFYVMEFVEGTPYRTADQLAPLGPERTRQAVLSLVDTLVDLHAVDPAEVGLADFGRPEGFLDRQLRRWGKQLDASRNRELAGIDELHATLGRRLPVSPTPTVIHGDYRLDNVLIGPASEPEGRAGVERANARRPEGLSTIGVSAPAESAPEANEPKRGADQIKAILDWEMSTLGDPLTDLGLLVMYSLPLEMPDSPVSTTAEAPGHPDPAELIERYAARSGRDVSAVNWYTAFAWFKLAVILEGIHYRYTLGQTVGRGFDRIGDLVPVFIEHGLNTLQEG; from the coding sequence ATGAGCCCCGACCACCCGCCCGGACTCGATCTCGACCGGCTGCGCGCCCTGCTGGACCGTGAGCACCCCGGACTGGTGCGCGGACCGCTGACCGGCCGGCTGATCGAGGGTGGACGGTCGAACCTCACCTACGCAGTCTCCGACGGCACCGCCCGCTGGGTCGTACGGCGGCCTCCGCTCGGCCATGTCCTCGCCACCGCGCACGACATGAAGCGCGAGCACCGGGTGATCAGCGCCCTGCACCCGACGAACGTGCCGGTGCCGCGCCCGCTGCTGCTGTGCGAGGACGAGGAGGTGCTCGGGGCGCCCTTCTACGTCATGGAGTTCGTCGAGGGGACCCCGTACCGCACCGCCGACCAGCTGGCCCCGCTCGGCCCGGAGCGCACCCGCCAGGCGGTGCTGTCGCTGGTGGACACCCTCGTCGATCTGCACGCGGTCGACCCCGCCGAGGTGGGCCTGGCCGACTTCGGCCGCCCGGAGGGCTTCCTGGACCGCCAACTGCGGCGCTGGGGCAAGCAGTTGGACGCCTCCCGCAATCGTGAGCTGGCCGGCATCGACGAACTGCACGCGACGCTCGGGCGGCGCCTGCCCGTCTCCCCCACACCGACGGTGATCCACGGCGACTACCGGCTGGACAACGTCCTGATCGGCCCCGCGAGTGAGCCGGAGGGGCGCGCCGGTGTCGAGAGGGCGAACGCGCGGAGGCCCGAAGGGCTGAGCACGATCGGCGTCTCGGCACCGGCTGAAAGCGCCCCGGAGGCGAACGAGCCGAAAAGAGGAGCCGACCAGATCAAGGCGATCCTCGACTGGGAGATGTCGACCCTCGGCGACCCGCTCACCGACCTCGGCCTGCTGGTGATGTACAGCCTGCCGCTGGAGATGCCCGACTCCCCCGTCTCCACCACCGCCGAGGCGCCGGGCCACCCGGATCCGGCCGAACTGATCGAGCGGTACGCCGCGCGCTCGGGGCGCGACGTCTCCGCGGTCAACTGGTACACGGCGTTCGCCTGGTTCAAGCTCGCCGTGATCCTGGAGGGCATCCACTACCGCTACACGCTGGGCCAGACGGTCGGGCGCGGCTTCGACCGCATCGGCGACCTGGTGCCGGTCTTCATCGAGCACGGTCTGAACACTCTTCAGGAAGGCTGA
- a CDS encoding class I adenylate-forming enzyme family protein: MARHHEPHPAEVGERAVSGYADKPWLALLDDAQRAPIDPADSLVHALRRAAAEVPDRVFLAYFDGRLSYREVDALSDSVAGHLAARGLERGERVAVLLQNSPLFVVAVLGAWKAGATVVPVNPMYKSGEMAHVLRDGEVAALICSDRAWETYLRETAADSPVRIVLTGCELDFQTRDDTRVLAFERLPQAPDAEDLTAVAGAGHRAPEARDPEPSDIALISYTSGTSGTPKGATNTHGNIMHNAERQRTGLPLPEAPVYFAMAPLFHITGMVCQLGACLNSAGTLVLAYRFEAGVVLDAFAEHRPHYTVGPSTAFMALAAHPSVTRDHFASFRIISSGGAPLPPALVEKFRAGFGPYIRNGYGLTECTAPCAAVPPQREAPVDPASGTLAVGVPGPDTVVRIVDDEGAEVPFGEPGEIVVSGPQVVPGYWRRPEATAETFPGGELRTGDIGFMDPEGWLYVVDRKKDMINASGFKVWPREVEDVLYTHPAVREAAVVGVPDGYRGETVKAYISLRPGVGADPDELAVYCKERLAAYKYPRQVEILPDLPKTASGKILRRELRSRAHDSQ, from the coding sequence ATGGCTCGGCACCATGAACCACATCCAGCAGAAGTGGGAGAGCGCGCGGTGAGCGGGTACGCGGACAAGCCCTGGCTGGCGCTGCTCGACGACGCCCAGCGTGCCCCGATCGACCCCGCCGACTCCCTGGTGCACGCCCTGCGCCGGGCCGCCGCCGAGGTGCCGGACCGCGTCTTCCTCGCCTACTTCGACGGACGGCTGAGCTATCGCGAGGTCGATGCGCTGAGCGACTCCGTCGCCGGGCACCTGGCCGCGCGGGGTCTTGAGCGCGGTGAGCGGGTGGCCGTGCTGCTCCAGAACTCCCCGCTCTTCGTGGTCGCCGTGCTCGGTGCCTGGAAGGCGGGCGCGACGGTGGTGCCGGTCAACCCCATGTACAAGTCGGGGGAGATGGCGCACGTCCTGCGGGACGGCGAGGTGGCCGCGCTGATCTGCTCGGACCGCGCCTGGGAGACGTATCTGCGCGAGACGGCCGCCGACTCGCCGGTGCGGATCGTGCTCACGGGCTGCGAGCTGGACTTCCAGACGCGGGACGACACGCGTGTGCTCGCCTTCGAGCGGCTTCCGCAGGCCCCGGACGCGGAGGATCTGACCGCCGTGGCCGGCGCCGGGCACCGGGCCCCCGAGGCGCGCGATCCGGAGCCGTCCGACATCGCGCTGATCAGCTACACCTCCGGCACCAGCGGCACCCCCAAGGGCGCCACCAACACGCACGGCAACATCATGCACAACGCCGAGCGGCAGCGAACCGGGCTGCCGCTGCCCGAGGCGCCGGTGTACTTCGCCATGGCCCCGCTGTTCCACATCACCGGCATGGTGTGCCAGCTCGGCGCCTGTCTGAACAGCGCGGGCACGCTCGTGCTGGCGTACCGCTTCGAGGCCGGGGTCGTGCTGGACGCGTTCGCCGAGCACCGGCCGCACTACACCGTCGGCCCGTCGACCGCCTTCATGGCACTGGCCGCGCATCCGTCGGTCACCCGGGACCACTTCGCCTCCTTCCGGATCATCTCCTCCGGCGGCGCCCCGCTGCCGCCCGCGCTGGTGGAGAAGTTCCGGGCCGGATTCGGGCCGTACATCCGCAACGGCTACGGGCTCACCGAGTGCACCGCGCCCTGCGCCGCCGTGCCGCCGCAGCGGGAGGCGCCCGTCGACCCGGCCTCCGGGACGCTCGCGGTGGGCGTGCCGGGTCCGGACACGGTCGTGCGGATCGTCGACGACGAGGGCGCCGAGGTGCCCTTCGGCGAGCCCGGCGAGATCGTGGTCAGCGGGCCGCAGGTGGTGCCCGGCTACTGGCGGCGCCCCGAGGCCACCGCGGAGACGTTCCCGGGCGGCGAGCTGCGCACCGGCGACATCGGGTTCATGGATCCCGAGGGCTGGCTGTACGTCGTCGACCGCAAGAAGGACATGATCAACGCGTCCGGCTTCAAGGTGTGGCCGCGCGAGGTCGAGGACGTGCTGTACACCCATCCGGCGGTGCGCGAGGCGGCCGTCGTCGGGGTGCCCGACGGGTACCGCGGGGAGACCGTGAAGGCGTACATCAGCCTGCGTCCGGGCGTCGGGGCGGACCCGGATGAACTGGCGGTGTACTGCAAGGAGAGACTGGCCGCCTACAAATACCCGCGCCAGGTGGAGATCCTGCCCGACTTGCCGAAGACGGCGAGTGGGAAGATCCTCCGGCGGGAACTTCGTTCCCGCGCGCACGACAGCCAGTGA
- a CDS encoding SDR family oxidoreductase, which produces MVDALHDAGVVVTGAGGGIGAALARRFASVGARVVVNDLDAAKAEAVAAEIGGIAVSGDASGIVGPARDALGADIDVYCANAGVGSGGSEAAGEDVWALAWDVNVMAHVRAAQELLPGWLERGRGRFVSTVSAAGLLTMIGAAPYSVTKHGAYAFAEWLSLTYRHRGVKVHAICPQGVRTDMLAATGTAGDLVLKPTAIEPDDVADALFKGMEDDRFLILPHPEVAGFYQARAGDPDRWLGTMNHIQQKWESAR; this is translated from the coding sequence ATGGTGGACGCCCTGCACGATGCCGGAGTCGTTGTCACGGGGGCCGGTGGCGGGATCGGAGCCGCTCTTGCCCGGCGGTTCGCCTCCGTCGGAGCCCGGGTCGTCGTCAATGATCTCGACGCTGCCAAGGCCGAAGCCGTCGCCGCCGAGATCGGGGGGATTGCCGTGTCCGGTGATGCCTCCGGGATCGTCGGGCCCGCCCGGGACGCGCTCGGCGCTGACATCGACGTGTACTGCGCCAACGCCGGCGTCGGTTCCGGAGGGTCCGAGGCCGCCGGGGAGGACGTCTGGGCGCTGGCCTGGGACGTCAATGTCATGGCTCATGTGCGGGCCGCTCAGGAACTGCTCCCGGGGTGGCTGGAGCGTGGGCGGGGGCGGTTCGTGTCGACCGTGTCCGCCGCCGGGCTGCTCACCATGATCGGCGCCGCGCCCTACAGCGTCACCAAGCACGGGGCGTACGCCTTCGCCGAGTGGCTGTCGCTGACCTACCGGCACCGCGGCGTCAAGGTGCACGCGATCTGTCCCCAGGGCGTGCGGACCGACATGCTCGCCGCCACCGGGACCGCCGGGGACCTGGTGCTCAAGCCCACCGCCATCGAGCCGGACGACGTGGCCGACGCCTTGTTCAAGGGGATGGAGGACGATCGGTTCCTGATCCTGCCGCATCCCGAGGTCGCCGGGTTCTACCAGGCGCGGGCCGGGGATCCCGACCGATGGCTCGGCACCATGAACCACATCCAGCAGAAGTGGGAGAGCGCGCGGTGA
- a CDS encoding NUDIX hydrolase, producing MNPADEILDIVDENDQVIGQAPRGRVYAEGLRHRCVFIQARDAEGRLFVHRRTPTKLVFPSLYDMFVGGVVGAGESYELAALREAEEELGVSGLPDPEFLFKFLYEDGAGHSWWSAVYEVRCELPVSPQVEEVDWHAFLPEEEVVDRLADWEWVPDGLDAYHRLRAHRAAEGSR from the coding sequence ATGAATCCCGCTGACGAGATCCTCGACATCGTCGACGAGAACGACCAGGTCATCGGGCAGGCCCCACGCGGACGTGTCTACGCCGAGGGCCTGCGGCACCGGTGCGTGTTCATCCAGGCCCGGGACGCCGAGGGCCGCCTCTTCGTCCATCGCCGCACCCCGACCAAGCTGGTCTTCCCGTCGCTGTACGACATGTTCGTCGGCGGAGTCGTCGGCGCGGGCGAGTCCTACGAGCTCGCCGCCCTGCGGGAGGCCGAGGAGGAGCTCGGGGTGTCCGGGCTGCCGGATCCGGAGTTCCTCTTCAAGTTCCTCTACGAGGACGGCGCCGGGCACAGCTGGTGGTCGGCCGTGTACGAGGTGCGCTGCGAGCTGCCGGTCAGCCCCCAGGTGGAGGAGGTGGACTGGCACGCCTTCCTGCCGGAGGAGGAGGTCGTCGACCGTCTCGCCGACTGGGAGTGGGTGCCCGACGGGCTCGACGCCTACCACCGGCTCCGCGCGCACCGGGCCGCGGAGGGCTCCCGGTAG
- a CDS encoding DUF202 domain-containing protein: MSAEPVRDPGLQPERTRLAWRRTTLAGTVAAVLAGRAALHTGVSASGVVVCALGGLLWLGFLALANRRIHALAASPEPTALAPRHATAAVLCTVGLAVCGAVLIL, translated from the coding sequence ATGAGCGCGGAGCCGGTGCGGGACCCCGGGCTCCAGCCCGAGCGGACCCGGCTCGCCTGGCGCCGTACGACGCTGGCGGGGACCGTGGCCGCGGTGCTCGCCGGGCGGGCGGCGCTGCACACCGGCGTCTCGGCGTCCGGGGTCGTGGTGTGCGCCCTGGGCGGCCTGCTGTGGCTCGGCTTCCTCGCGCTCGCCAACCGCCGTATCCACGCCCTGGCCGCGAGCCCGGAGCCGACGGCACTCGCGCCCCGGCACGCGACGGCGGCGGTGCTGTGCACGGTGGGGCTGGCGGTGTGCGGGGCGGTGCTGATCCTTTGA